Within the Bos indicus x Bos taurus breed Angus x Brahman F1 hybrid chromosome 17, Bos_hybrid_MaternalHap_v2.0, whole genome shotgun sequence genome, the region CAGAACAAGTCTGAGACTGCTTCTCATAGGGGATTCACATTCAGATCAGAGAATCTTGGAGGCTGCGGTGGTTGCAATTTagggagagtcccttggactgcaaggagatcagccatgggatttctttggaaggaatgatgctgaagatgaaactccagtactttggccacctcatgtgaagagttgactcattggaaaagactctgatgctgggaggaattgggggcaggatgagaaggggacaacagaggatgagatggctggatggcatcactgactcgatggacgtgagtcttagtgaattccgggagttggtgatggacagggaggcctggtatgctgcgattcatggggtcgcaaagagttggacatgactgagccactgaactgaactgaactgaactgaaattagcTTCATCCATAAAAGATCAGGGCAAAAGCTGGGGGCCCTGACTTTAGAACTTGTTGCAGAGAGGCGAGTCATGACAGCATTTATATTCCACAATAACACTGGGATTAAAGAACTTCATGGGAATACATAGTTGGCTACAACCCTGGTGTCCATAGGAAAGCGTGCCATTTTCGTAGATCCTCCTCAGAAAGCACCGCTGGCTGCCTTGAGTCTGGCAGGTGCTTCCCCCAGTCTCGCAGACCCCGCTGGCGTTGACTCTGTTACACTGGAAACATTCTAGAGCTTGCGGGAGTCCGAGCAGTGAGGACAGGACCaccagcagcagtagcagaaggcACTTAGCCATCTCTGGATCTGGCTCAAGCCCCAAAGACTTACAGAAGGCAGGACCGAACCACAGCATGAGAAGTACAAACTATTGAGTATAGGATAAGCTACCTTATCCTTGGTAGCTTGTACATATCCTTAGTATGTTGTACATATCAAAGGACTATaaccaatgttttataataattataaatggaatataacctttaaaaattgtgcacTACTGTGTTGTACCCCTACACATAgaattgttcttgttgttgtttagttgctcagttgtgtccgactctctgtgaccccacggactttagcccaccaggcccctttgtccatgggattctccatgcaagtatattggagtgggttgccatttcctactccaggggatcttcccgacccaggaatgtaACTGGCGTATCCTggaagtctcttgcattgcaggcagattctttactattgagcacCTGGGGATAGCCTGTATAAtatagaatcagatcagatcagatcagtcagtcagtcgtgtctgactctttgcaaccccatgaattgcagcacaccaggcctccctgtcatcaccaactcccggagttcactcagactcaagtccattgagtcagtgatgccatccagccatctcatcctctggcgtccccttctcctcctgcccccaatccctcccagcatcagagtcttttccaatgagtcaactcttcgcatgaggtggccaaagtactggagtttcagctttagcatcatttcttccaaagaaatcccgggactgatgtccttcagaatggactggttggatctccttgcagtccaagggactctcaagagtcttctccaacacagttccaaagcatcaattcttcggtgctcagccttcttcacagtccaactctcacatccatacatgaccacaggaaaaaccatagccttgactagatgaacctttgttggcaaagtagtatctctgcttttgaatatgctatctaggttggtcataactttccttccaaggagtaagcgtcttttaatttcatggctgcagtcaccatctgcagtgattttggagcccagaaaaataaagtctgacactgtttccactgtttgcccatctatttcccatgaagtgatgggaccggatatatatatatataaaatattatatatcaattattaTTGTTCaatcacccagttgtgtctgactccttgcaacgccatggactatagcatgccagacctccctatcctgcaccatcttccaaagtttgcccaagttcatgtccattgcatcattgatgccatccagccatctcatcctctgatgccctcttctctttctggcctcaatcattcccagcatcagggacttttccaatgagtcggtcattcgcatcaggtgaccaaaatactggagtttcagctttagcatcagtccttctaatgagtatttgGGGtagatttcccttaagattgactcatttgatctccttgcagcccaggggactctcaggagtcttctccagcaccacagttcgaaggcatctgTTCTTttgtgctctgccttctttatggtccagcttttacaatcacaaaataaatgtcaattatacttcagtttaaaagaaaaagagaaagggactaacctggtggtccagtggttaagactctacacttctgctgcaggaggcatggattcaatccctgatctgggaactaagatcccgcatgccatgttatgcagccaaaaagaagagagagagaaaagaaagaaacctatATTTTAAGAGTcccagatatagaaaacaaacttatggttaccaggggatagggcagggggagagagaaattgggagattgggactgacatatatagactactataaataaaaagataactaataataacctgctgtatagcataggaaactctactcaatactctataatgacctaaatgggaaaagaatcgtAAAAAAGtgaatacatgtataactgattcacttactgtacacctgaaagtaatacaacattgtaaatcaactgtatgcctataacaattttttaaaaagagggaaaaaatatgtCTGTTGACCAAAGTAAGTGTTCTGTAAAAACAGTTATGGTAACATTTTTTATAATGACTACTGTCTGAAAAGGACCTGAATGCTCATCAACAGtagaatggattttttaaaaatcatggtttGATCATTGCAGGGATGGAcaagctttttctgtaaagagctatgtagtaaatattttaggcttggtATGTCATACATTGACTATGGCAACTACTCAACCCTGCAGTTGTAGCACTGGAGCCAGCCATATGCAGTATATAAACAAATAGGTACTTAACAAAAACAAACTTGGCTTTTCAGGGCTGTAGTTTGCTGATCTCTGGTGTAGAGTCACAGACTATAAATGAATCTCGTAAAGATATTTTTGTGTAAAAGAAACCATATGTTGTGATTActtttttataaatttgaaagaCAGGCAAATGAATCTATAGAATTAAAGTCAGAGTGTTGGCTATCTTTAGGAAGAAAGAGGGTAGTAATAGGAAGGTGCATGAAGGTACTTCTAGGGTGCTTAGTTATATCTTTACCCAAATGGTGGTCCCACAGGTTCATTCACTTTTGACCCTTCATTGAGATATAAACTTATGATTTATGTCCTcagtaatgtgtatatatatccaaccagtccattctaaaggagatcagtcctgtgtgttctttggaaggaatgatgctaaagctgaaactccagtactttggccacctcatgcgaagagttgactcattggaaaagactctgatgctgggagggattgggggcaggaggagaaggggacgccagaggatgagatggctggatggcatcactgactcgatggacgtgagtctgagtgaactccaggagttggtgatggacagggaggcctggcgtgctgcgattcatggggtggcaaagagtcggacatgactgagggactgaactgaactgatatatataaatTTGGGTGTGTTATAccttagttaattttaaaaattaaaaacaaaa harbors:
- the LOC113907742 gene encoding secreted seminal-vesicle Ly-6 protein 1; the protein is MAKCLLLLLLVVLSSLLGLPQALECFQCNRVNASGVCETGGSTCQTQGSQRCFLRRIYENGTLSYGHQGCSQLCIPMKFFNPSVIVEYKCCHDSPLCNKF